One Nostoc sp. UHCC 0302 DNA window includes the following coding sequences:
- a CDS encoding DUF2157 domain-containing protein has protein sequence MSSPPNRPLKIEVKLPSSHPQLLQGLDIWLRLGLISDTQVRELCREFLVCAIVLQPQAEAQVALKTSDPVQPLPATALQSNRRREQPAQPAKPNFINTMLQSLAAELSVRWLLFLGVFLVVVSSGVLAASQWERFPASGQYGVLFAYTLSFWGLSFWATRQNNLTLTAQTLLIVTMLLVPVNFWAMDSFRLWQSPLDWLVVAIAWPVLTAITVLLCNNRRLFPHIHTSKLPLVNILGLSYLHWGWKFPGFPLIAVYLGMIGTTIITVYQNYRKQSQPNSTEDSSTQRKASSNLTLGVIIYALLVLLVRAIFVTGVDITQLGLAIGICGWLVTWLAQQGGREQRAGGQGAGGVKKASSFLSSSLLWETLGGILLFLGWLVSVINYPWQAIAVSGLSLWFVNQRLQRDSLKLDLAAIFVIGLQTIWLGWRLVPSGLQQWAIATSAQLTNAQNEPWALLGVALFPYVILMVAFTQNLYRPEKRELAKFGELLTLFFGVFLTMIALINPALRSLNLLFSTITLAFVTKQRSPSGRRQGVGDRGQGTGENTSSSPPSPLIYLTHIIGLLTLCSIIDWFLPTLSQRVWASILLSLMVAEWGFSLGDGLWRRSAWYIGLGLAALSFILLWVNAESSWYGVADTQDHWGMIWLSTPLALTGVANRTTGERRTTTSYLSVLAVGVAQLLTLQLPGTRLIGLAVGAVLMFTNTRYLRNEISAVITLGFGLSFIAALLWTGLPGLPRLAVVGWFVVGAIAIFSLCLARTVLRQRGNELATIYAIASDKWGIALCGVELLMLTLHSVLVYQGVVSPGFLYLTAIGITLGAIAFRNWQEPTDWAFYGIGWCLELLTAEVLGFGERSIIRIAIANIALGLITQLVGEWWRRRYQLERLPSSFHVLPLIYGVFSLVLRLDTFTEWTGLCSLGVALIVIGVGRRREAFKPLLYLGIIGVSIAAYELLFYQMSQAKGGALGDGLIAMSALGASIMYAYRILSPWLVGYLRLSREEIKGIADIHWAWSSSLLIAAIALPIAVNRLVGLATGVFLIRYAIFQGRNSPALPRILGNITIAEMWVYLGLLQVAFMRIYWRETAVGQWITGPLVPWNAAIACVIAYFLYILPWENWGWSKRPWQQAAYILPLVILWETKLQVYPITLLLAAGFYIFLAKVSENIRFTYISVALIDWALSRWFYDLPLSDDLWYVILIGFSLLYVAQVDPHLKLPEYKAARHTLRLLGSGLISGWAILFHQDTPLIPGIFSLIAIFAGLALRVRAFLYIGTATFFITSIYQLVIFSLRYPFLKWVVGLLVGIVLIYIAANFETRRTQISSLLRNTTDEFQTWE, from the coding sequence ATGTCATCGCCCCCTAACCGCCCGCTGAAAATTGAAGTTAAGCTGCCATCCTCCCATCCTCAGTTATTACAGGGGCTGGATATATGGCTACGCTTAGGTTTGATATCCGATACTCAAGTCAGGGAGCTATGCCGTGAGTTCCTCGTCTGTGCGATAGTACTGCAACCCCAGGCTGAAGCACAGGTAGCATTAAAAACTTCTGACCCCGTGCAGCCGTTACCCGCAACAGCTTTACAATCTAATCGCCGCAGAGAACAGCCAGCACAACCAGCTAAACCCAACTTTATCAACACAATGTTGCAGTCGTTGGCAGCAGAATTGAGTGTCCGCTGGCTACTGTTTTTAGGGGTATTTCTGGTAGTAGTATCCTCTGGAGTGCTGGCTGCTAGCCAGTGGGAGAGGTTTCCCGCCTCTGGACAGTATGGAGTTTTATTTGCATATACTTTAAGTTTTTGGGGTTTAAGCTTTTGGGCAACTAGGCAAAACAACCTGACATTGACGGCTCAGACATTGCTCATTGTCACCATGCTGTTAGTGCCAGTAAATTTTTGGGCAATGGATAGCTTCAGATTGTGGCAAAGTCCCTTAGATTGGCTTGTAGTTGCGATCGCTTGGCCAGTTCTCACGGCTATTACTGTTTTACTCTGCAACAATCGCCGCCTTTTTCCGCATATACATACTTCTAAATTACCTCTAGTAAATATTCTGGGGCTGAGTTATCTGCATTGGGGTTGGAAATTTCCTGGATTTCCTTTGATAGCTGTTTATTTGGGAATGATCGGCACAACCATCATTACCGTTTATCAAAATTACCGGAAGCAAAGCCAGCCAAACAGCACAGAAGATAGCAGCACCCAGCGTAAAGCAAGTAGCAATTTGACTCTTGGTGTAATTATTTATGCCTTGCTGGTGCTGCTAGTGCGGGCGATTTTTGTTACTGGAGTAGATATTACGCAGTTAGGTTTAGCCATTGGTATTTGTGGCTGGTTAGTAACTTGGTTAGCGCAGCAGGGAGGCAGGGAGCAGAGGGCAGGGGGGCAGGGAGCAGGGGGAGTAAAGAAAGCTTCCTCATTCCTCTCATCTTCCCTACTCTGGGAGACACTCGGCGGAATTTTACTCTTTCTGGGTTGGCTAGTTTCAGTAATAAATTATCCTTGGCAAGCAATAGCTGTGAGTGGGTTGAGTTTGTGGTTTGTAAACCAACGCTTGCAGCGGGATAGTTTAAAGCTTGACTTAGCTGCAATTTTCGTCATCGGCTTACAGACTATTTGGCTAGGTTGGCGGTTAGTGCCTTCTGGTTTACAGCAATGGGCGATCGCAACTAGCGCCCAACTCACTAATGCTCAAAATGAACCTTGGGCATTGCTAGGTGTAGCTTTATTTCCCTATGTAATTTTGATGGTGGCGTTCACCCAGAACCTGTATCGTCCCGAAAAGCGAGAATTAGCCAAGTTTGGCGAACTGCTGACACTTTTCTTTGGAGTTTTCTTAACAATGATCGCTCTGATAAATCCCGCATTGCGATCGCTAAATCTGCTATTTTCCACAATCACTCTCGCCTTCGTCACCAAACAACGCTCTCCTTCAGGCAGGAGGCAGGGAGTAGGGGACAGGGGACAGGGGACAGGAGAAAATACTAGCTCATCCCCTCCATCTCCTTTAATTTACCTAACTCATATCATCGGGCTATTGACACTTTGCTCTATCATTGACTGGTTCTTGCCAACCCTGAGTCAACGAGTCTGGGCAAGCATTTTATTGTCTCTAATGGTTGCAGAATGGGGATTTAGTCTCGGCGATGGACTCTGGCGACGTAGCGCCTGGTACATCGGTTTAGGATTAGCAGCCCTGAGTTTTATCTTATTGTGGGTAAATGCTGAATCTTCTTGGTATGGCGTCGCTGATACCCAAGACCATTGGGGAATGATTTGGCTTTCAACACCTTTAGCTCTCACGGGTGTTGCCAATCGTACAACTGGAGAGCGTCGTACTACAACTAGTTATTTGAGCGTTCTGGCTGTGGGCGTCGCTCAGTTACTTACTTTACAGCTACCAGGAACCAGATTAATCGGTTTAGCTGTGGGTGCGGTGCTGATGTTCACAAATACGCGCTATTTACGAAACGAGATATCTGCGGTGATTACTCTAGGCTTCGGTCTGAGTTTCATTGCGGCGCTGCTGTGGACAGGTTTACCTGGGTTACCTAGACTCGCAGTAGTCGGTTGGTTTGTCGTCGGGGCGATCGCTATCTTCAGTTTATGCCTAGCGCGGACAGTACTAAGGCAGCGAGGTAATGAATTAGCAACTATATATGCAATTGCCAGTGATAAGTGGGGAATCGCTTTGTGTGGTGTTGAGTTGTTAATGCTGACGCTGCACTCGGTGCTGGTTTACCAAGGAGTTGTTTCTCCAGGATTTTTGTACCTCACTGCCATTGGTATAACTTTAGGAGCGATCGCCTTTCGTAACTGGCAGGAACCCACAGATTGGGCATTTTATGGCATCGGTTGGTGTTTGGAATTGTTAACTGCTGAGGTATTGGGCTTTGGGGAACGCTCAATTATTAGAATAGCGATCGCAAACATCGCTTTGGGTTTAATCACTCAACTTGTGGGAGAGTGGTGGCGGCGACGATACCAATTAGAAAGACTTCCCAGCAGTTTCCATGTTCTGCCATTAATTTATGGCGTATTCAGCCTAGTGCTGCGTTTGGACACATTCACCGAATGGACTGGTTTATGTTCTTTAGGTGTAGCTTTAATTGTGATTGGTGTAGGGCGACGCCGGGAAGCATTCAAGCCCTTGCTGTATTTGGGAATTATTGGCGTATCAATTGCTGCTTATGAACTTTTGTTTTATCAAATGTCACAAGCCAAAGGAGGCGCATTAGGCGATGGATTAATTGCCATGTCAGCCCTTGGTGCAAGCATCATGTATGCTTATCGTATTCTTTCTCCTTGGCTTGTAGGTTACTTACGCCTAAGTCGTGAAGAAATAAAAGGCATCGCTGATATTCACTGGGCTTGGAGTAGTAGTTTATTAATCGCTGCCATTGCTCTTCCCATCGCAGTTAATCGCCTAGTAGGATTGGCAACTGGTGTATTTTTGATTCGCTATGCCATCTTTCAAGGACGGAATTCGCCTGCTTTACCCCGTATCTTGGGGAACATAACAATAGCCGAAATGTGGGTTTACCTTGGTTTATTACAGGTAGCCTTCATGAGGATATATTGGCGGGAGACAGCAGTAGGACAGTGGATAACTGGGCCGTTAGTGCCTTGGAATGCTGCGATCGCTTGTGTGATAGCCTACTTTTTGTACATCCTTCCTTGGGAAAATTGGGGTTGGTCTAAAAGACCTTGGCAACAAGCCGCATACATTTTGCCACTGGTAATTTTATGGGAAACCAAACTGCAAGTTTACCCAATCACCCTGCTACTCGCAGCTGGATTTTACATCTTCCTCGCCAAGGTAAGCGAAAACATTCGTTTTACCTATATTAGTGTGGCGTTGATTGATTGGGCGCTTTCTCGTTGGTTTTATGACTTACCCCTGAGTGATGATTTGTGGTACGTGATACTAATTGGGTTTTCACTACTGTATGTTGCTCAAGTAGATCCTCATTTGAAGCTACCAGAATATAAAGCAGCCCGTCATACCCTTCGGTTACTAGGCAGTGGTTTAATTTCTGGGTGGGCAATTTTATTTCATCAAGACACACCTCTAATACCAGGGATTTTTAGCCTGATTGCCATTTTTGCCGGGTTAGCATTGCGAGTGCGGGCTTTTCTTTATATTGGTACAGCAACTTTTTTCATTACTAGTATTTATCAGTTAGTAATTTTCAGCTTGCGCTACCCCTTTTTAAAATGGGTTGTTGGTTTGCTAGTTGGAATTGTACTAATTTACATCGCCGCCAACTTTGAAACTCGCCGCACTCAAATTAGTTCTCTGCTTCGCAACACCACTGATGAATTTCAAACTTGGGAATAA
- a CDS encoding substrate-binding domain-containing protein — MKQDSDLCNNLKSIRTRLGMSQQDLANLAGVTRQTISGVESGQYAPSVTITLRLAKALGCQVEDLFWLERDLPKVEAVLAKPIAAGQQTRVSLAYVGGEWIAYPLIGKDAFRQDMIPADGESESQIGTDKVRVRLLDDNLDTLHNTVVIAGCAPVISLWARATERWHPQLRVHFSFANSMSALHSLCRGEAHIAGMHLYDSETGEYNTPFVRDVLAGREAVLITLGVWEEGLLIKSGNPMEIRTVSDLVSQRATIVNREIGAGSRLLLEQKLEQQHIPFHDVQGFDHIVTTHQDVAQAVALGIVDAGISTASVAAAFGLGFIPLHQSRYDLVILKEYLEEAPVQQLLSTLGHRMVHSQFEILGGYDISRIGEVVATV, encoded by the coding sequence ATGAAGCAGGATAGCGATCTTTGTAACAACTTGAAGTCAATCAGAACCCGCTTGGGCATGAGCCAACAAGATTTGGCAAACTTAGCTGGTGTTACCCGTCAGACTATTAGTGGTGTAGAGTCGGGACAATACGCCCCCTCAGTGACTATTACACTTCGCTTAGCAAAAGCGCTTGGCTGTCAAGTCGAGGATCTATTCTGGTTAGAGCGAGATTTACCTAAAGTTGAAGCAGTGCTTGCCAAACCTATCGCTGCTGGTCAGCAAACACGAGTCAGCCTGGCTTACGTGGGAGGAGAATGGATAGCTTATCCATTGATTGGTAAAGATGCTTTTCGCCAAGACATGATTCCTGCTGATGGTGAGAGTGAGAGTCAGATAGGTACAGATAAAGTTCGAGTCCGGCTCTTAGACGATAATCTAGACACACTTCACAACACCGTTGTGATTGCTGGCTGTGCGCCTGTTATTTCACTATGGGCGAGAGCCACCGAACGCTGGCATCCTCAATTGCGAGTACACTTTAGCTTTGCCAACAGTATGTCTGCATTGCACAGTTTATGCCGAGGTGAAGCTCATATCGCTGGGATGCATCTGTATGATTCCGAGACTGGTGAGTATAATACTCCATTTGTTCGAGATGTTTTGGCTGGAAGGGAAGCAGTTCTGATTACCCTTGGTGTCTGGGAGGAGGGACTTTTGATAAAGTCTGGTAACCCAATGGAAATTAGGACAGTTAGTGATTTGGTCTCACAGAGAGCTACTATTGTCAACCGTGAAATAGGTGCTGGTAGTCGTTTACTTCTGGAACAAAAACTTGAACAGCAACATATACCGTTTCATGATGTCCAAGGTTTTGACCATATTGTAACAACTCACCAAGATGTTGCCCAAGCTGTAGCATTAGGAATTGTTGATGCAGGTATCAGCACAGCATCTGTAGCTGCCGCTTTTGGGTTAGGATTTATCCCCCTACATCAATCAAGATATGACTTAGTGATTCTTAAGGAATATCTAGAAGAAGCACCAGTACAGCAGTTGCTCAGTACTTTGGGACATCGGATGGTTCATTCACAATTTGAAATTCTCGGTGGCTACGATATCAGCAGAATCGGGGAAGTTGTAGCAACTGTTTAG
- a CDS encoding carotenoid oxygenase family protein, translating into MHTIDKKSIKRAWADAIAQPATEFPLTQLPILSGKIPDGLRGTLYRNGPARLERGGNRVGHWFDGDGAILGVHFTDAGATGVYRYVQTAEYQAESKADSFLYGVYGMHRPGPIWKRWNQPMKNAANTSVLALPDKLLALWEATNPYALDLQTLETIGLDNLGALDNGLPYSAHYKRDPQTGEIFNFGVSVGSSVQLNLYKSDSTGKIIQKTAFKLDRYSIIHDFVLTQKYLVFFTPPMAMKTLSVLLGLATFSESLLWEPQLGTQVLIFDRENLSLVSRGETEPWFNWHFGNAYEDKDGSVILDVVRYSDFQQTNENLREVATGETHTVAKGTLWQVHLNPQTGKVTTTQEVVNRKCEFPVVQHSQVGQPWRYTYISLLSKNGDIEKDLFSAIARFDHKTETLTEADLGANRYVSEPIHAQDKQNPEQGWLITVVYDGNSDSSEVWIFDSDRLDDEPVCKLELPSVIPHSFHGTWKPA; encoded by the coding sequence ATGCATACAATTGATAAAAAGTCAATAAAAAGAGCTTGGGCAGATGCGATCGCTCAACCTGCAACAGAGTTTCCACTTACGCAACTACCAATTCTTTCTGGCAAAATTCCAGATGGTTTACGCGGTACACTTTACCGCAATGGCCCGGCACGGCTAGAACGCGGTGGCAATCGTGTAGGACACTGGTTTGATGGAGATGGGGCAATTCTTGGTGTACATTTCACTGATGCAGGAGCCACGGGAGTCTATCGTTATGTGCAAACAGCAGAATACCAAGCTGAAAGCAAAGCAGATAGTTTTCTTTATGGCGTCTATGGAATGCACAGACCAGGGCCAATCTGGAAGCGCTGGAATCAGCCAATGAAGAATGCAGCCAATACATCGGTGTTGGCACTACCAGATAAATTATTGGCTTTGTGGGAAGCAACAAATCCCTATGCTTTGGATCTGCAAACGTTAGAAACAATAGGATTGGATAATTTAGGTGCGTTAGATAATGGATTACCTTATTCTGCTCATTACAAACGCGATCCACAGACAGGGGAAATTTTTAACTTTGGAGTCAGTGTCGGAAGTTCTGTACAACTGAATCTCTACAAAAGCGATTCCACTGGCAAGATTATTCAAAAAACTGCCTTCAAGTTAGACCGCTACTCAATCATTCATGATTTTGTGCTGACGCAAAAATATCTAGTGTTTTTTACGCCTCCAATGGCGATGAAAACACTATCAGTTTTGCTAGGTCTGGCTACCTTCAGTGAATCTCTGTTGTGGGAACCTCAGTTAGGAACCCAAGTATTAATATTTGACCGCGAAAACCTATCTTTAGTTAGTCGTGGTGAAACTGAGCCTTGGTTTAATTGGCATTTTGGCAACGCTTATGAAGATAAAGACGGTTCAGTAATTTTGGATGTGGTGCGATATTCTGACTTTCAACAGACTAACGAAAATCTCAGAGAAGTTGCGACTGGTGAAACGCACACAGTTGCTAAGGGAACATTGTGGCAAGTGCATCTCAATCCTCAAACTGGTAAAGTTACGACAACGCAAGAAGTTGTCAACCGCAAGTGTGAGTTTCCCGTAGTGCAACACTCGCAAGTTGGGCAACCTTGGCGTTATACATATATATCATTACTCTCGAAAAATGGAGATATAGAGAAAGATTTGTTTAGCGCGATCGCTCGTTTTGACCATAAAACCGAAACTCTCACTGAAGCAGACTTAGGAGCAAATCGCTATGTCTCAGAACCTATCCATGCTCAAGATAAACAAAATCCTGAGCAAGGCTGGCTTATAACCGTTGTTTACGACGGTAATTCTGATAGCAGTGAAGTTTGGATTTTTGATAGCGATCGCTTAGACGATGAACCTGTTTGCAAACTAGAATTACCTAGCGTGATTCCCCATAGCTTCCACGGCACTTGGAAACCAGCTTAA
- a CDS encoding response regulator transcription factor: protein MNILFVEDEAKIANFVRAGLKEQGFVVDYCDNGDEGYLRALDNEYDAIVLDIMVPGKDGLSILKQLRREGRNAPVILLTARNELDDRLAGLNLGADDYIAKPFFVEELAARIHAVVRRSVGERQNQLSVGLLKLDRITREVTCNQKAIELTSREFNLLEYLMRSPGRVFTRTQILEHVWGYDFNPNTNVVDVCIQRIRKKIDPIDEANPIESIRGVGYRFRKPDSQV from the coding sequence GTGAACATTCTGTTTGTTGAAGATGAAGCAAAAATTGCTAACTTCGTCCGAGCTGGACTGAAGGAGCAAGGATTTGTCGTAGACTACTGCGACAATGGTGATGAAGGTTATCTGCGGGCATTAGATAATGAATACGATGCGATCGTGCTTGATATTATGGTTCCTGGAAAAGATGGGCTATCGATTCTCAAACAACTGCGGCGGGAAGGCCGTAATGCCCCGGTGATTTTGTTGACAGCTCGCAATGAACTGGACGATCGCCTAGCAGGGCTAAATTTAGGAGCCGATGACTACATTGCTAAACCGTTTTTTGTGGAAGAGTTAGCGGCTCGAATTCATGCTGTTGTGCGCCGGAGTGTGGGGGAACGCCAAAATCAGCTTTCGGTTGGGTTGCTCAAACTTGATCGCATCACGCGAGAAGTTACCTGCAATCAAAAAGCGATAGAACTTACCAGCCGCGAATTTAATCTCCTAGAGTATCTCATGCGTTCTCCCGGACGAGTCTTCACCCGTACCCAAATCCTAGAACACGTTTGGGGTTACGACTTTAACCCCAACACCAACGTCGTGGATGTTTGTATCCAGCGAATTCGGAAAAAAATTGACCCCATTGATGAAGCAAACCCGATTGAAAGCATTCGCGGGGTGGGATATCGGTTTCGTAAGCCAGACTCTCAAGTATGA
- a CDS encoding globin domain-containing protein, whose translation MISQQTINIVKATAPHLKKHGQQITTRMYEIMFENHPEIRKQFDMSAQANGSQPAKLATAVYGYASQIENLPALKSMVETIAHRHVQTHVSPEQYPIVGESLLQAMKDVLGEAATEEVMAAWTEAYQALSEVFINREHHIYEADLLNKKAPLCR comes from the coding sequence ATGATTAGCCAACAAACAATAAATATAGTCAAAGCTACAGCGCCCCACCTGAAAAAACACGGTCAGCAAATCACAACTCGAATGTATGAAATTATGTTTGAGAACCATCCAGAGATTAGAAAACAGTTTGATATGTCCGCTCAAGCAAATGGTTCTCAGCCTGCAAAATTAGCTACAGCAGTTTATGGCTATGCTAGCCAAATTGAGAATTTACCTGCTTTAAAGTCAATGGTAGAAACGATTGCCCATCGCCATGTGCAGACTCATGTTTCACCAGAACAATATCCCATTGTCGGAGAGAGTTTACTGCAAGCAATGAAAGATGTTTTGGGAGAAGCAGCTACAGAAGAAGTTATGGCAGCTTGGACTGAAGCTTATCAAGCATTGTCTGAAGTCTTCATCAATAGAGAACATCATATATATGAGGCAGACTTGTTAAACAAAAAAGCTCCACTTTGTAGATAG
- the nifH gene encoding nitrogenase iron protein gives MSDDKIRQIAFYGKGGIGKSTTSQNTLAAMAEVGKRILIVGCDPKADSTRLILHCKAQTTVLHLAAERGAVEDIELEEVVITGFRNIRCVESGGPEPGVGCAGRGIITAINFLEENGAYSDVDFVSYDVLGDVVCGGFAMPIREGKAQEIYIVTSGEMMAMFAANNIARGVLKYAHTGGVRLGGLICNSRKTDREDELISTLAARLSTQMIHFVPRDNIVQHAELRRMTVNEYAPDSGQAHEYRTLADKIINNTNLAVPTPIEMDELEDLLIEFGILESEENAAKMIAAANAQEEAVKKQEDAQGEALEALKKGNVEIVAGSEKK, from the coding sequence ATGTCCGACGACAAAATTAGACAGATTGCTTTCTACGGTAAAGGCGGTATTGGTAAATCTACCACCTCTCAAAATACTCTAGCTGCGATGGCAGAAGTGGGTAAACGCATCTTGATTGTCGGATGTGACCCCAAAGCTGACTCCACTCGTCTGATTCTGCACTGTAAAGCCCAAACCACTGTGTTGCACCTCGCCGCTGAACGGGGCGCTGTAGAAGATATCGAACTTGAAGAAGTGGTAATCACTGGTTTTCGGAATATCAGATGCGTAGAATCAGGTGGGCCAGAACCTGGTGTAGGTTGCGCTGGTCGGGGTATTATCACCGCCATTAACTTCCTTGAAGAAAACGGCGCTTATTCAGATGTAGATTTTGTATCTTACGACGTGTTGGGCGACGTTGTATGTGGTGGTTTTGCTATGCCAATTCGTGAGGGTAAAGCCCAAGAAATCTACATCGTTACTTCTGGTGAAATGATGGCGATGTTTGCAGCTAATAATATTGCTCGTGGCGTTCTCAAATATGCTCACACTGGCGGGGTACGTTTGGGTGGACTGATTTGTAACAGCCGCAAAACTGACCGGGAAGACGAACTGATTAGTACCCTAGCAGCCAGATTAAGTACTCAGATGATTCACTTTGTCCCCCGTGACAATATCGTGCAACACGCCGAGTTGCGCCGGATGACGGTGAATGAGTACGCGCCTGACAGCGGACAAGCTCATGAATACCGGACATTAGCAGACAAGATTATCAACAATACAAATCTTGCTGTTCCTACCCCTATTGAGATGGACGAGCTAGAAGATTTGTTGATTGAGTTTGGTATTCTTGAAAGTGAAGAAAATGCTGCAAAAATGATTGCCGCAGCTAATGCTCAAGAAGAAGCTGTCAAGAAGCAAGAAGATGCCCAAGGCGAAGCCCTAGAAGCATTGAAAAAAGGAAATGTAGAAATAGTTGCTGGTAGCGAGAAGAAGTAA
- a CDS encoding intradiol ring-cleavage dioxygenase encodes MEKDNRQIGRILSRRQALALFRATGTAMLVVCIPRINSTAKTTEFSESVPASSTANNATLPACVVKPEQTEGPYFVDEKLKRSDIRSDPADGLVKEGIPLNLTLRVSQINSTGCKPFAGAIVDIWHCDALGVYSDVNDPSFNTVGKKFLRGYQVTDANGTVQFTTIYPGWYQGRTVHIHFKVRTAATSGQHYEFTSQLYFDDSITDQVHTQKPYADKGKRTLRNADDGIFKDGGDKLLLTLSKTSQGYATTFDIGVETT; translated from the coding sequence ATGGAAAAAGATAATCGTCAAATAGGTCGAATTCTGAGTCGAAGACAAGCACTTGCTTTATTTAGAGCAACTGGAACTGCAATGCTTGTTGTCTGTATACCTAGAATTAACAGCACTGCAAAGACAACAGAATTTAGTGAATCTGTGCCAGCATCATCTACAGCAAATAATGCAACATTGCCTGCGTGTGTAGTGAAACCGGAGCAGACTGAAGGCCCGTATTTTGTAGATGAGAAGTTGAAGCGCTCTGATATTCGCTCCGATCCTGCGGATGGTTTAGTAAAAGAGGGCATACCACTCAATTTGACGCTTCGCGTTTCTCAGATCAATAGTACTGGTTGCAAGCCATTTGCAGGTGCGATCGTCGATATTTGGCATTGTGACGCGCTGGGAGTATATTCTGATGTCAATGACCCCAGTTTCAATACCGTCGGGAAAAAGTTTCTGCGCGGGTATCAAGTAACAGACGCGAATGGAACTGTCCAGTTCACAACCATTTATCCTGGTTGGTATCAAGGCAGAACAGTTCATATCCACTTTAAGGTACGCACAGCTGCAACATCAGGTCAGCATTATGAGTTTACGTCACAACTGTACTTTGATGACTCGATTACAGATCAGGTGCATACACAAAAACCGTATGCCGACAAGGGAAAGCGCACCTTGAGGAATGCTGACGATGGGATTTTTAAAGATGGTGGAGACAAATTGTTGCTCACACTCAGCAAAACAAGCCAAGGTTATGCCACAACATTCGATATTGGAGTTGAGACAACTTGA